From Pseudoxanthomonas sp. CF385, a single genomic window includes:
- a CDS encoding YhdP family protein, with the protein MPTPLRRRLRLARRGAVYGIAVVLVCMAVVLGIASQVLPLAERHPDRIAAWLSERAGRPVAFDGVKTQWTRRGPLLQLDGLRLGEGDAGVRIGQAEVLVSMYGGLLPGRSFTELRLRGLALTLQRGDDGKWSVRGLPGQQQAGDDPLRSLEGLGELQIIDGRLAIVAPSLGWDIQVPDLDLRLRVQGDRVRAGTRAWIRKDAAPLNVAVDFDRKAGDGRAYLDVVADDIGAWAPLLRYAGVVAERGNGRVRAWTELRRHRVVLVTADAQLRQVGLRGASLTASAVPTRVAFEQLEGRMRWRLVNGGWRLDAPRLRVGNAPAVQTLDGLVLGGGERYALLADEVDAAPLFAVLGLSDKVDPGLRRWLVQAKPGARLARIALAGRRDGAMHGEGTLRDISFAAVGDAPGLSGLAGDFDGDAAGFRLKLDPASRMRFDWPSGFAVVHDVRLQGDVLGWREGQGWRMATPALRVQGKDYAADVRGGMWFQGDGTRPWIDLAADLDDAPVPVAKGFWIHHKMSKAAVDWLNGALVGGTVRDGRAIVTGDLDDWPFIHQNGRFEAVARIDGGQFKFQPDWPQVEQVHGDIAFIGNGFQLKARGQLAEVAIPAFEAGIADFGKGDLKITARTETDSGKLLALLRQSPLHKTYGDTLDHLQAKGPVAATFDLLQPLHADEQARKKLAGTVELKGAQLAEKRWDLVFDNVRGKAKYDDGGFASGPLQVVHDGQAGVLGLRAGSGTRDRNQAFEADLSAVVDADRLLDRAPEMAWLKPYMDGRSAWTVGVNIPRTTTGKPEAPTQLNLTSDLVGTAMSLPAPLRKAAASPLQTTVRAPLPMGSGQIDVAFGDLLALRARASNGQTGVRVVLGSNEVKDAAPASGLIATGRAGTLDAMEWVALAKGGGEGGSLPLRHIDVTAERLLMIGSVFPDTRLQLAPAQQALAVSLDGEALSGALLVPDAKGAAIAGKLARVHWRKAPAADAGGAATAARGATDDIDPAGIPPLSLDIEDLRFGDAQLGAAKLRTRQQADGMHVDQLQLRSPGQHIDVSGQWTGTGDAARTRFAADVKSENFGVLLDDLGLGDRVGGGHGQITAEAGWPGSPAAFRLASLEGSVKLAARDGHLLEVEPGAGRVLGLLSVAEVRRRLMLDFSDFFSKGFAFNRIDGDIRIAGGLARSDNLVIDGPAAEIQIRGDTDLRSERFDQTVDVKPKSANVLTAVGAVAGGPIGAAVGAVANAVLKKPLAEMSAKTYRVTGPWKSPKVEVVGREQSRVVNDSRTDSAGAP; encoded by the coding sequence ATGCCCACGCCGCTGCGCCGCCGCCTGCGCCTGGCCCGCCGGGGTGCCGTGTACGGCATCGCGGTCGTGCTCGTGTGCATGGCCGTGGTGCTCGGCATCGCCAGCCAGGTGTTGCCGTTGGCCGAGCGCCATCCGGACCGCATCGCGGCCTGGCTCAGCGAACGCGCCGGCCGGCCCGTGGCCTTCGACGGGGTCAAGACGCAATGGACGCGGCGCGGGCCGCTGCTGCAGCTCGACGGCCTGCGCCTGGGCGAGGGCGATGCGGGAGTGCGCATCGGCCAGGCCGAAGTGTTGGTGTCGATGTATGGCGGCCTGCTGCCCGGACGTTCCTTCACCGAGTTGAGGTTGCGCGGCCTTGCCCTGACGCTGCAACGCGGCGACGACGGCAAGTGGTCGGTGCGCGGCCTGCCCGGCCAGCAGCAGGCGGGCGACGATCCGCTGAGGAGCCTGGAAGGCTTGGGCGAACTGCAGATCATCGACGGGCGCCTGGCCATCGTCGCACCGTCCCTGGGTTGGGATATCCAGGTGCCGGATCTCGATCTGCGCCTGCGCGTGCAGGGCGACCGCGTGCGTGCGGGTACGCGCGCCTGGATCCGCAAGGACGCGGCGCCGCTCAATGTCGCCGTGGACTTCGACCGCAAGGCCGGCGATGGCCGCGCCTACCTCGATGTCGTGGCCGACGACATCGGCGCCTGGGCACCGTTGCTGCGCTACGCCGGCGTGGTGGCCGAGCGCGGCAACGGGCGCGTGCGCGCGTGGACGGAGTTGCGCCGGCATCGCGTCGTGCTGGTGACGGCCGACGCCCAGCTGCGCCAGGTCGGTTTGCGGGGCGCGTCGCTGACGGCGTCCGCGGTGCCGACGCGGGTCGCTTTCGAACAGTTGGAAGGCCGCATGCGCTGGCGGCTGGTGAATGGCGGCTGGCGCCTCGATGCGCCGCGCCTGCGCGTGGGCAACGCGCCGGCGGTGCAGACGCTCGATGGCCTCGTGCTGGGCGGCGGCGAGCGCTACGCGTTGCTGGCCGACGAGGTGGACGCCGCGCCGCTGTTCGCCGTGCTGGGCTTGAGCGACAAGGTCGATCCGGGCCTGCGCCGCTGGCTGGTGCAGGCGAAGCCGGGCGCGCGGCTCGCACGGATCGCACTCGCGGGTCGACGCGACGGCGCGATGCATGGAGAAGGCACGCTGCGTGACATTTCGTTCGCGGCCGTCGGGGATGCACCGGGGCTCAGCGGCCTGGCGGGCGATTTCGATGGCGATGCCGCCGGTTTCCGCCTGAAACTCGATCCTGCCTCGCGCATGCGCTTCGACTGGCCCAGCGGATTCGCCGTGGTGCACGACGTGAGGCTGCAGGGCGACGTGCTGGGCTGGCGCGAAGGGCAGGGTTGGCGCATGGCCACACCCGCGCTGCGCGTGCAGGGCAAGGATTACGCGGCCGACGTGCGCGGCGGCATGTGGTTCCAGGGCGACGGCACGCGGCCTTGGATCGACCTGGCCGCCGATCTCGACGACGCGCCGGTGCCGGTGGCGAAGGGATTCTGGATCCATCACAAGATGTCGAAGGCTGCGGTGGACTGGTTGAATGGCGCACTGGTCGGCGGCACGGTCCGCGACGGGCGCGCGATCGTCACCGGCGACCTGGACGACTGGCCGTTCATCCATCAGAACGGCCGCTTCGAAGCCGTCGCCCGGATCGACGGCGGACAGTTCAAGTTCCAGCCCGACTGGCCGCAGGTGGAACAGGTGCATGGCGACATCGCCTTCATCGGCAATGGTTTCCAGCTGAAGGCGCGGGGCCAGTTGGCGGAGGTCGCGATCCCCGCGTTCGAAGCGGGCATCGCGGATTTCGGCAAGGGCGACCTGAAGATCACGGCGCGCACCGAGACCGACTCGGGCAAGTTGCTCGCGCTGTTGCGGCAGAGCCCGCTGCACAAGACCTACGGCGATACGCTGGACCACCTGCAGGCGAAGGGACCGGTCGCGGCCACGTTCGATCTGCTGCAGCCGCTGCACGCCGACGAACAGGCGCGCAAGAAGCTGGCAGGCACCGTTGAACTTAAAGGCGCGCAGCTAGCGGAGAAGCGCTGGGATCTGGTGTTCGACAACGTGCGCGGTAAGGCGAAGTACGACGACGGCGGCTTCGCATCGGGGCCGTTGCAGGTCGTGCACGACGGGCAGGCCGGCGTACTCGGATTGCGCGCGGGTAGCGGTACGCGCGACCGCAACCAGGCATTCGAAGCGGATCTGTCCGCCGTGGTGGATGCCGATCGCCTGCTCGACCGCGCGCCCGAGATGGCCTGGCTGAAGCCGTACATGGACGGCCGGTCGGCGTGGACCGTGGGGGTGAACATCCCGCGCACCACGACGGGCAAGCCCGAAGCGCCCACGCAGTTGAACCTCACCTCCGACCTAGTGGGCACGGCGATGAGCCTGCCGGCACCGTTGCGCAAAGCGGCTGCATCGCCGCTGCAGACGACCGTGCGCGCGCCGCTGCCGATGGGCAGCGGGCAGATCGATGTCGCGTTCGGCGACCTGCTCGCGCTGCGTGCACGCGCCAGCAACGGCCAGACCGGCGTGCGCGTCGTGCTGGGCAGCAACGAAGTGAAGGACGCCGCACCCGCCTCCGGACTGATCGCCACCGGCCGTGCCGGTACGCTGGATGCGATGGAGTGGGTCGCCCTGGCCAAGGGTGGTGGCGAAGGCGGATCGCTGCCCTTGCGCCATATCGACGTCACCGCGGAACGGCTGCTGATGATCGGCTCGGTGTTCCCCGATACGCGCCTGCAGCTGGCGCCCGCGCAGCAGGCGCTGGCGGTGTCGCTGGATGGCGAAGCGCTCTCCGGTGCGTTGCTGGTGCCCGATGCGAAGGGCGCTGCGATCGCCGGCAAGCTGGCGCGCGTGCACTGGCGCAAGGCGCCCGCGGCCGATGCCGGCGGTGCCGCCACGGCCGCGCGGGGCGCGACGGACGACATCGATCCGGCCGGTATCCCGCCGCTGTCGCTGGACATCGAGGACCTGCGCTTCGGCGATGCGCAGCTGGGCGCGGCGAAGCTGCGCACGCGCCAGCAGGCCGATGGCATGCATGTGGACCAGTTGCAGCTGCGTTCCCCGGGCCAGCACATCGACGTGAGCGGCCAGTGGACCGGCACGGGCGATGCGGCCCGCACGCGGTTCGCCGCCGACGTGAAGAGCGAGAACTTCGGCGTGCTGCTGGATGACCTGGGCCTGGGCGACCGCGTCGGCGGCGGCCACGGGCAGATCACCGCGGAAGCGGGCTGGCCCGGCAGTCCTGCGGCGTTCCGGCTGGCCTCGCTGGAGGGCAGCGTGAAGCTCGCCGCGCGCGATGGCCACCTGCTGGAAGTGGAGCCGGGTGCGGGCCGCGTGCTCGGCCTGCTGAGCGTGGCGGAAGTGCGCCGGCGGCTGATGCTGGACTTCAGCGACTTCTTCTCCAAGGGCTTCGCCTTCAACCGCATCGACGGCGACATCCGCATCGCCGGGGGGCTGGCGCGCAGCGACAACCTGGTGATCGACGGCCCGGCCGCCGAAATCCAGATCCGCGGCGACACCGACCTGCGCAGCGAGCGCTTCGACCAGACCGTCGACGTGAAGCCGAAGTCCGCCAATGTGCTCACCGCCGTCGGCGCGGTGGCCGGCGGCCCGATCGGCGCAGCGGTGGGCGCGGTGGCCAATGCGGTGTTGAAGAAGCCGCTGGCCGAGATGAGCGCCAAGACCTACCGCGTCACCGGCCCGTGGAAGTCGCCGAAGGTCGAAGTCGTGGGCCGTGAGCAATCGCGCGTCGTCAACGACAGCCGGACCGATTCCGCCGGCGCTCCCTGA
- the rng gene encoding ribonuclease G: MSEEILVNVTPRETRVAVIENGMLQELHIERGWRRGVVGNIYKGKVQRVMPGMQAAFVEVGLERAAFLHANDIVRSSPGAVVEGEDAPMPAPPPAPIMDLLRDGQDIVVQVVKDPIGSKGARLTTQISIPSRYLVLLPQSKVIGVSARIEDEAERHRLKQVVTELAGLHGGHGYIIRTNAEGQPAEALAEDIAYLSRVWNVVERRGRESPSCSILYEDLSLPLRAVRDLIRKDVEKVKVDSKETHERLQAFVAKYMPVLAERIELYAGERPIFDLYGVEDEIGRALDKQVPLKSGGYLVIDQTEAMTTVDVNTGSFLGQRNLEETVYRTNLEAAQAVARQLRLRNLGGIIIIDFIDMDDPEHRRQVLRTLEKSLAKDHAKTTVYEFSPLGLVEMTRKRTVESLARQLSEPCPECSGRGSIKTTETVTYEIFREITRAVRQFDAARLLVIASPKVVGRITDEESAAVAELEEFLGKSIRFQADDQYLQEQFDVVLL; this comes from the coding sequence ATGTCGGAAGAAATCCTGGTCAATGTCACCCCGCGCGAAACCCGCGTCGCGGTGATCGAGAACGGCATGCTGCAGGAGTTGCACATCGAACGCGGCTGGCGTCGCGGCGTGGTGGGCAACATCTACAAGGGCAAGGTGCAGCGGGTGATGCCGGGCATGCAGGCGGCCTTCGTCGAGGTCGGGCTGGAGCGCGCCGCGTTCCTGCACGCCAACGACATCGTGCGTTCCTCGCCGGGCGCAGTGGTCGAAGGCGAGGACGCGCCCATGCCCGCGCCGCCGCCGGCACCGATCATGGACCTGCTGCGCGACGGCCAGGACATCGTCGTGCAGGTGGTGAAGGATCCGATCGGCAGCAAGGGCGCGCGCCTGACCACGCAGATCAGCATTCCGTCGCGCTACCTGGTGCTGCTGCCGCAGTCCAAGGTGATCGGCGTGTCCGCGCGCATCGAGGACGAAGCCGAGCGCCATCGCCTGAAGCAGGTCGTCACCGAGCTGGCCGGCCTGCATGGCGGCCACGGCTACATCATCCGCACCAACGCCGAAGGCCAGCCGGCCGAGGCGCTGGCCGAGGACATCGCCTACCTGTCGCGCGTCTGGAACGTGGTCGAGCGCCGCGGTCGCGAGTCCCCTTCCTGCAGCATCCTGTACGAAGACCTGAGCCTGCCGCTGCGCGCGGTGCGCGACCTGATCCGCAAGGACGTGGAGAAGGTGAAGGTCGACTCGAAGGAAACCCACGAGCGGCTGCAGGCGTTCGTCGCCAAGTACATGCCGGTGCTGGCCGAGCGCATCGAACTGTACGCGGGCGAGCGTCCCATCTTCGACCTGTACGGCGTCGAGGACGAGATCGGTCGTGCGCTGGACAAGCAGGTGCCGCTGAAATCCGGTGGCTACCTGGTGATCGACCAGACCGAGGCGATGACGACGGTGGACGTCAACACCGGCTCGTTCCTTGGTCAGCGCAACCTCGAAGAGACCGTCTACCGCACCAACCTGGAAGCCGCGCAGGCGGTCGCGCGCCAGCTGCGGCTGCGCAATCTGGGCGGCATCATCATCATCGACTTCATCGACATGGACGATCCGGAGCATCGCCGCCAGGTGCTGCGGACGCTGGAGAAGTCGCTGGCGAAGGACCACGCCAAGACCACGGTGTACGAGTTCTCGCCGCTGGGCCTGGTCGAGATGACGCGCAAGCGCACCGTGGAAAGCCTGGCGCGCCAGCTGTCCGAACCGTGCCCCGAATGCAGCGGGCGCGGCAGCATCAAGACGACCGAAACCGTCACCTACGAAATCTTCCGCGAGATCACCCGCGCCGTGCGCCAGTTCGACGCCGCGCGCCTGCTGGTGATCGCCTCGCCGAAGGTGGTGGGACGGATCACGGACGAGGAATCCGCGGCCGTCGCCGAGCTGGAGGAATTCCTCGGCAAGTCGATCCGCTTCCAGGCGGACGACCAGTATCTGCAGGAGCAGTTCGATGTCGTGCTGCTCTGA